CTGGGTGGTCACCCGCGAAATGGTCGACTCGTGCATGCCAAGCAGCTCGGCGATATCGGCCAGCACCATCGGTTTCATCGCTTCTTCGCCATGCTCGAAGAAACCAATCTGCTGCTCGACGATCGAGGTCGCGACTTTCAGCAGCGTCTCGTTGCGGCTTTGCAGGCTCTTGATGAACCATTTGGCTTCCTGCAGATGGTTGCGCAAGAAGCTGTTGTCGGCGGCGGTGCGGGTGCGCTGGATGAGGCTGGCGTAACTGGAGTTGATTCGCAGCCGTGGCGCAATTTCCGGATTCAGCTCCACCGTCCAGCGATTGCGTTTCTTGCTGACAATGACATCCGGGGTGACGTATTCGGCAGCGTTCTGGGTCATCGCGCTACCGGGCCGCGGATTCAACCGCTGTATCGCGGCAATGGCGTCACGCAGCTGATCTTCGCTGAGCCGGGTTTTCCGCATCAGGGTTTTGAAATCGCGCGCGGCCAGCAACGGCAAATAGTCGCGGACGATCAGCTCAGCTTGGCTTATCCGATCATTGCCGTTGCGGGCCTGCCGCAGCTGCAACAGCAGACACTCGCGCAAATCGCGGGCAGCGACCCCAGGCGGATCAAATTGCTGCAGGCGCCGCAGCACGGCTTCGACTTCGTCCAGATCGAGATTGCCTTCTTCATTCAGGCTTTCGTAGAGATCCGGGCAGCTGGTGCGCAAATAGCCGTCGTCATCAATGGCGTCGATAATGGCTTCGGCGATCGCGCGATCGGTGTCGCTGAACGGGGTCAGATTCAGTTGCCAGCGCAAATGGTCATGCAGACTTTCCCGGGTCTCGCCCTGGAATTCGTAATCGTCATCGCCTTCCCGATTGCCGCTGCCACCGGCAGGCGAACTGAAGTCCCAATCTTCCCACTGGGCATCGACCGGCAATTCCGCATTCAGATCTTGCTGTTGCAAAGCTTCGCTGGTGTCAGGTGTGTGCTCGTCAGCCCCCAATTCACGATCAGCTTCGCTACCGCTGGCGCTGCTGGAAAATTCCGGCTCGCCAAAGTCGCTCTCGCCGGCGCGGCTGTCGGCATAGTCCGAATCGGCATAATTGCTGTCGGAAAAGTCGGTACCGCTGAATTCGGCCTCGCTGTCAGCGCGATCGGCGGCGCTTTCATTCTGATCGCGTTCGCTGGCTTGTTCTTGCTCGACCGCCTCGAAGCCGTCGTCGGCTTCGTCACCCGGCTCACTGACTTCGAGCATGGGATTGGAGTCCAGCGCCTGCTGGATTTCGGTCTGCAACTCCAGACTGGACAGCTGCAACAGCTTGATCGCCTGCTGCAATTGCGGCGTCATCGTAAGCTGTTGGCTGATGCGTAGTTGGAGTGAGGGTTTCATTCTTCTGGTTTGACTACCATGTCAGTGCCGTCTGTGGTCGCGGCGCCCTTAACTTCACTATAAACCAATCTGCAGAATCTGATCGGCTTACAGCGTGAAATGTTCTCCCAGATACACTTGCCGGACCTGCTGGTTGGCCAGAATCGCTTCCGGTGCGCCATCGGCAATCAGTCGGCCTTCGCTGACAATGTACGCGCGTTCACAAACCGTCAAGGTTTCACGGACATTGTGATCGGTAATCAGAATGCCGAGGCCCCGATCGCGCAGGTGCTGGATGATGCGCTTGATTTCCAGCACCGAGATCGGGTCGACACCGGCGAACGGTTCGTCAAGCAAAATGAAGCGCGGCTCGGCGGCCAGCGCCCGGGCAATTTCGACGCGGCGGCGTTCACCGCCCGATAATGCCATGCCCAGACTTTTGCGCAAATGTCCGATGTGAAACTCGTCCAGCAAGGCCTCCAGCTTCTGCTGCCTATCCGCATCGGTCAATGCCGGATTCAGTTCCAGAATGCCGAGAATATTGTCGGCTACGCTGAGCTTGCGAAACACCGAGGCTTCCTGCGGCAAATAGCCAATGCCCTTGCGCGCGCGCACATGCATCGGCTCGCCGGACAAGTCCTCGTCGTCAATCTGGATGCTGCCGGCATCGGCATTGACCAGACCGATGATCATGTAGAACGAGGTGGTTTTACCGGCCCCGTTTGGCCCCAGCAAACCGACGATTTCGCCTTGACGAACCGTCAGTGAAACAT
This region of Permianibacter fluminis genomic DNA includes:
- a CDS encoding RNA polymerase factor sigma-54, yielding MKPSLQLRISQQLTMTPQLQQAIKLLQLSSLELQTEIQQALDSNPMLEVSEPGDEADDGFEAVEQEQASERDQNESAADRADSEAEFSGTDFSDSNYADSDYADSRAGESDFGEPEFSSSASGSEADRELGADEHTPDTSEALQQQDLNAELPVDAQWEDWDFSSPAGGSGNREGDDDYEFQGETRESLHDHLRWQLNLTPFSDTDRAIAEAIIDAIDDDGYLRTSCPDLYESLNEEGNLDLDEVEAVLRRLQQFDPPGVAARDLRECLLLQLRQARNGNDRISQAELIVRDYLPLLAARDFKTLMRKTRLSEDQLRDAIAAIQRLNPRPGSAMTQNAAEYVTPDVIVSKKRNRWTVELNPEIAPRLRINSSYASLIQRTRTAADNSFLRNHLQEAKWFIKSLQSRNETLLKVATSIVEQQIGFFEHGEEAMKPMVLADIAELLGMHESTISRVTTQKYMHTPRGIFELKYFFSSHLATTAGGEASSTAIRARIRKLIDSEEANKPLSDSQIAQILAKDGIVVARRTVAKYREAMSIPPSSERKTLG
- the lptB gene encoding LPS export ABC transporter ATP-binding protein, encoding MSSTLLVQHLAKAYKGRQVVKDVSLTVRQGEIVGLLGPNGAGKTTSFYMIIGLVNADAGSIQIDDEDLSGEPMHVRARKGIGYLPQEASVFRKLSVADNILGILELNPALTDADRQQKLEALLDEFHIGHLRKSLGMALSGGERRRVEIARALAAEPRFILLDEPFAGVDPISVLEIKRIIQHLRDRGLGILITDHNVRETLTVCERAYIVSEGRLIADGAPEAILANQQVRQVYLGEHFTL